In Palaemon carinicauda isolate YSFRI2023 chromosome 38, ASM3689809v2, whole genome shotgun sequence, a single window of DNA contains:
- the LOC137630038 gene encoding uncharacterized protein: MLGIPPIESLPQNPPPVESSLEGIPPIESSTPVIPPVESSPQNNPPVESSPQNNPPVELSSQNPPPVESSPQGIPPIELSPQGIPPIESSPQGIPPIESSPQGIPPIESSPQGIPPIESSPQGIPPIESSPQGIPPIESSPQGIPSVKSSSQNPPPVESSPQVIHL, translated from the exons ATGCTG GGTATCCCGCCTATAGAATCGTTACCCCAAAAtcccccacctgtagaatcgtcactcGAGGGTATCCCACCTATAGAATCATCAACCCCGGTTATCCCACCTGTAGAGTCGTCACCCCAGAATAACCCACcagtagaatcgtcaccccagaatAACCCACCTGTAGAATTGTCATCCCAGAAtcccccacctgtagaatcgtcaccccagggtATCCCGCCTATAGAATTGTCACCCCAGGGTATCCCGCCTatagaatcgtcaccccagggtATCCCGCCTatagaatcgtcaccccagggtATCCCGCCTatagaatcgtcaccccagggtATCCCGCCTatagaatcgtcaccccagggtATCCCGCCTatagaatcgtcaccccagggtATCCCGCCTatagaatcgtcaccccagggtATCCCATCCGTAAAATCCTCATCCCAGAATCCCCCACCTGTAGAATCATCCCCCCAGGTTAtccacctgtag